In a single window of the Notamacropus eugenii isolate mMacEug1 chromosome 4, mMacEug1.pri_v2, whole genome shotgun sequence genome:
- the TMEM200C gene encoding transmembrane protein 200C → MIATGGLLRISARKQDPLRPQSQVPKRKRKAKKKRKNDVVVVKGKLKLCSISGLIALCGILVLLVGIAMAVVGYWPKASGTHPREGAKPLSPAGSGPRAPDTVGSNNSSNKGPSREPSGTPTLASPVLATKSTPPTRAAAPLSSSSSPSSSASVGFLFQLFSGYLHSDKLKVFGPLIMGIGIFLFICANAVLHENRDKKTKIINLRDLYSTVIDVHSLRAKDLAAAAAAPGPPAASPLNGFISYVQSRGLEVKPGGGGPGDAYGAAATLATGSWPRQAPGGGAAGGGGGARGPVSPPDSASSPRCPREPPSLAEAVYSIYRERSVLAGRRRAAAAAAAAVAAAAAAAAGSPAPGSPSESWGRPSTASSMVGSSLSAFALLPLQGDRDGGGDGDGDGEGASCSWQRPPGERGSQEIPRGELELSLTDLRGGPGLCGRRRGSEDQEEAEGAAAALTATTRGQGGRLPRTGKHSALRRQSTSGLLDCRRAASPDPSATPGGTDADVASPATPLPPGASPPASAQATSRDSPSSQSDQSSSNKGYTSLEEAGTSRESVTDTPASKSRDCGEAPSRDESPQRGPGRQPPRPVQRQFTKKEKLLMISRSHAIGMEDGDLDNTGL, encoded by the coding sequence ATGATCGCCACAGGGGGCCTCCTGAGGATCTCCGCTAGAAAGCAAGATCCTCTCCGCCCGCAGAGCCAGGTCCCCAAACGTAAGAGGAAAGCCAAAAAGAAGCGCAAGAACGACGTGGTGGTCGTGAAGGGCAAGTTGAAGCTCTGCTCCATCTCGGGCCTGATCGCCCTCTGCGGGATCCTGGTACTGCTAGTCGGCATCGCCATGGCCGTGGTGGGCTACTGGCCCAAAGCCAGTGGGACCCATCCCCGGGAGGGCGCCAAGCCGCTGTCCCCGGCGGGGAGCGGTCCTCGGGCCCCAGACACCGTCGGCAGCAACAACAGTAGCAACAAGGGCCCGTCGAGGGAGCCCTCGGGGACTCCCACTCTCGCCAGCCCCGTCCTTGCCACTAAGAGCACGCCCCCCACCCGGGCGGCCGCccccttgtcctcctcctcctccccgtCTTCGTCCGCTTCCGTAGGCTTCCTCTTCCAGCTCTTCTCCGGGTACTTGCACTCTGACAAGCTCAAAGTGTTCGGGCCGCTCATCATGGGCATAGGCATCTTCCTCTTCATCTGCGCCAACGCCGTGCTCCACGAGAACAGGGACAAGAAGACCAAGATCATCAACCTGCGGGACCTCTACTCCACCGTCATCGACGTGCACAGCCTCCGAGCCAAAGACCTGGCGGCTGCGGCCGCCGCCCCGGGCCCCCCGGCGGCGTCCCCCCTCAACGGTTTCATCAGCTACGTGCAGTCCCGGGGCTTGGAGGTCAAGCCCGGCGGCGGCGGCCCGGGAGATGCCTACGGGGCGGCCGCGACGCTGGCCACAGGCTCCTGGCCCCGCCAGGCGCCGGGAGGCGGGGCTGCTGGCGGGGGCGGCGGTGCCAGGGGCCCCGTGTCCCCGCCCGACTCAGCTTCGTCCCCCCGCTGCCCGCGGGAGCCGCCCAGCCTGGCCGAGGCGGTGTACAGCATCTACCGCGAGCGCTCGGTGCTGGCCGGTCGCCGACGGgcagcagccgccgccgccgccgccgtggccgcagccgccgccgccgccgcgggcAGCCCCGCTCCGGGCAGCCCCTCGGAGAGCTGGGGGCGGCCGAGCACGGCCAGCTCCATGGTGGGCTCGTCCCTCAGCGCCTTCGCCCTGCTGCCCTTGCAAGGGGACCGGGACGGGGGCGGGGACGGGGATGGGGACGGGGAGGGCGCCAGCTGCAGCTGGCAGCGCCCTCCCGGAGAGAGGGGCTCCCAGGAGATCCCGCGCGGGGAGTTGGAGCTGAGTTTGACGGATCTCCGCGGGGGGCCCGGCCTCTGCGGCCGCAGGCGCGGATCCGAGGACCAGGAGGAGGCGGAGGGGGCGGCTGCAGCGCTCACGGCTACCACCAGGGGGCAGGGCGGCCGTCTGCCCAGGACCGGCAAACACTCGGCCTTGAGACGTCAGAGCACAAGCGGGCTCCTCGACTGCAGGAGGGCCGCCTCCCCAGACCCCTCAGCCACCCCCGGCGGGACCGACGCGGACGTGGCCTCCCCCGCCACCCCGCTTCCCCCGGGGGCCTCTCCTCCCGCCTCGGCGCAGGCGACCAGCAGAGACTCTCCGAGCTCCCAGTCGGATCAATCCAGCAGCAATAAGGGCTACACCTCCCTGGAGGAGGCGGGCACCTCCCGGGAGTCTGTCACCGACACACCAGCCAGTAAAAGCCGGGACTGTGGCGAGGCCCCGAGCCGGGACGAGAGCCCCCAGCGGGGTCCGGGCAGACAGCCGCCCCGGCCAGTCCAGAGGCAgtttacaaaaaaagagaaactcctcaTGATCTCCCGGTCTCACGCCATAGGGATGGAGGATGGAGACCTGGACAACACGGGCCTTTAG